From the genome of Dryobates pubescens isolate bDryPub1 chromosome 5, bDryPub1.pri, whole genome shotgun sequence, one region includes:
- the PTGR2 gene encoding prostaglandin reductase 2 codes for MIIQRVVLNSRPGKNGVPVAENFRLEQSTIADTIQVGQVRVRTLYLSVDPYMRCRMNEDTGSDYLLPWQLSEVADGGGIGVVEESKQDNLAKGDIVTSFNWPWQTVAILDGSLLQKLDPQLVSGRLSYYLGAAGITGLTALLGIKEKGHVAVGANQTMVVSGAAGACGSLAGQIGRLEGCSRVVGIAGTDEKCSILVQEMGFDAAINYKKGDVAKQLRELCPGGVDVYFDNVGGDISDTVISQMNQNSHIILCGQISQYNKDVPYPPPLPPDIEKIRKERNITRERFLVLNYMDKQEASVLQLCQWIQEGKLKVRETVVEGLANIGAAFQSMMNGGNIGKQIVSVSK; via the exons ATGATTATACAGAGAGTAGTGCTGAATTCACGGCCCG GTAAGAATGGAGTGCCAGTGGCTGAAAACTTCCGACTGGAGCAAAGTACAATAGCAGATACGATCCAAGTGGGACAAGTGCGTGTTCGAACCCTTTATCTCTCTGTTGACCCTTACATG CGCTGCCGCATGAACGAGGATACCGGCTCAGAttacctcctgccctggcagctgtcTGAAGTTGCAGATGGTGGTGGGATTGGGGTTGTGGAGGAGAGCAAGCAGGATAACCTTGCAAAAGGAGACATTGTAACTTCCTTCAATTGGCCCTGGCAGACAGTGGCCATTCTAGATGGAAGCTTGCTTCAAAAG CTTGATCCACAGCTTGTAAGTGGACGCCTTTCCTACTATCTGGGTGCAGCTGGCATCACAGGACTGACAGCCCTGTTAGGCATAAAGGAGAAAGGTCATGTGGCTGTGGGTGCAAATCAGACAATGGTGGTGAGTGGAGCAGCTGGTGCCTGCGGCTCTTTGGCTGGCCAG ATAGGCCGTCTGGAGGGCTGCTCTAGAGTGGTGGGGATTGCTGGCACAGATGAAAAGTGCTCCATTTTGGTCCAAGAAATGGGGTTTGATGCTGCCATCAATTACAAGAAGGGGGATGTGGCAAAGCAGCTCCGTGAACTCTGCCCAGGTGGTGTGGATGTTTACTTCGACAATGTTGGTGGAGACATCAGTGATACAGTTATAAGTCAG ATGAATCAGAACAGTCATATCATCCTGTGTGGACAAATTTCTCAGTATAACAAAGATGTGCCTTATCCTCCTCCACTGCCCCCTGACATAGAAAAAATACGGAAGGAAAGGAATATCACAAG GGAAAGATTCTTGGTGTTGAACTATATGGACAAACAAGAAGCTAGTGTATTACAGCTCTGCCAGTGGATCCAGGAGGGTAAACTGAAA GTCAGAGAGACCGTGGTAGAAGGCTTAGCAAATATTGGTG ctgctttccagtccaTGATGAATGGAGGCAATATTGGAAAACAGATTGTCTCAGTTTCTAAGTAA